The DNA window AGGTGCCGGTGTCGTCGCTGCTGACCGCGTCCAGGATGGTCGCGCTGCTGCTGATCGGCCTGTACACGGGCGGCGTCGTCTTCGTCGTGCTCGCCCCGTCCGTGGCTCGCCTGCCAGGGCCCGCGTACGTCCGGCACTGGCAGGCGCTCAACGTCGACTACGGCCGGGCCATGCCGCCGCTGCTGCTGGCCGGCATCGTGGCGCTGGTCGTCGCGGCCGCCCTGTCGTGGCGCCGCGGATGGTTCGCCTTCGGCCTCACCGCGGCCGCCCTGATCCTGGTGATCATCACCGTGGCCCTCACCCTGGCGGGCCTGGAGCCCCTCAACCGGCTGGCGGACGCCTGGGACCCCGACCTCCTGCCCGCCGACTGGGAGGAGAGCCGCCGGCGGTGGCTGAACCTGCACCTCGTACGGACCGCGCTCGCGTTGCGGCGTTCGCCTGCCTGATCACCGTCCAGACCTTCGACCGCACCTGAACGCCGGCCCGCGAACCGGCTACGGCGGAATCAGCGCGGGAGCTCGTCCGTCCACTCGGTGGTCACCGAGATGTACGAGTTGCTGAGCGCCGCGCCTCCTTCGGCGGTCAGCAGGATGTTGGCGCGCGCCACCCGGGCGGTCTCAGGATCGACGACCATTCTGATCTCCATCTCCCCGGAGAGCGGGATCAGCAGTTCCTGCCCGCCCTCGGCCGGCCCCGCGTTCCTGACCCCGGGCGTCGCGGCGAGGGCCTCGAATGCCGCCGAA is part of the Nonomuraea coxensis DSM 45129 genome and encodes:
- a CDS encoding DUF1772 domain-containing protein; the protein is MPVSSLLTASRMVALLLIGLYTGGVVFVVLAPSVARLPGPAYVRHWQALNVDYGRAMPPLLLAGIVALVVAAALSWRRGWFAFGLTAAALILVIITVALTLAGLEPLNRLADAWDPDLLPADWEESRRRWLNLHLVRTALALRRSPA